Proteins co-encoded in one Arachis hypogaea cultivar Tifrunner chromosome 11, arahy.Tifrunner.gnm2.J5K5, whole genome shotgun sequence genomic window:
- the LOC112723708 gene encoding uncharacterized protein, which produces MGSHGYDKVLVDAECTHDSSVKHIHKFENWGWGTFQRRVLDAERTHSLYVLQLNLLCNGFRLLKVGGSFVYSTCSLTLAQNEDVVEHFLKENVNAELAEIDGGARNWPCKSGGIPKTWRFDPLTSQTSGLFVAKFTKVAI; this is translated from the exons ATGGGAAGTCATGGATATGACAAG GTCCTTGTGGATGCAGAGTGTACTCATGACAGTTCAGTTAAACATATTCACAAGTTTGAAAATTGGGGCTGGGGGACTTTTCAACGTCGAGTACTAGATGCAGAGAGGACTCATAGCTTGTATGTTCTGCAG TTGAATCTTCTCTGTAATGGTTTCAGACTACTAAAAGTTGGAGGCTCATTTGTTTACAGCACTTGCAG CTTAACATTGGCTCAGAATGAAGATGTGGTGGAACATTTCTTgaaggaaaatgtaaatgctg AGTTGGCAGAGATAGATGGTGGTGCCAGAAATTGGCCTTGCAAAAGTGGTGGGATACCAAAAACATGGCGATTTGACCCCTTAACATCTCAAACTAGTGGACTTTTTGTTGCCAAGTTCACAAAAGTAGCCATTTAA
- the LOC112719654 gene encoding putative disease resistance RPP13-like protein 1: protein MATVVGEALLSAAVEALVGKISTEISEFYRSKNLDESLLKKLNVTLLSLHAFLNDAEEKQISNPAVKAWMDQLTQALFDADDLIDDIATEALRRKVEARFHQTVTAKMRKVLSSPFKWPYREINSKMQKLFQTLEHFAERAHNLPLEKGASRSVWRATPTNSAVDDSAICGRDDEKQNLREYLLSEDAVADGGCKIGVLAIVGMGGLGKTTLAKLLYNDDQVREKFHVKAWVSTSKDFDVVKLAKSLLESVTSAATNLDNFDTLRAELQKNLSGKRFLLVLDDIWNVRYVDWTNLMHIFNVGQLGSKIIVTTRHERVVSVVNATQTCPLKPLMNEDCWTLISKHAFATHKCTEQSNLEETGRKIAERCGGLPLAAVALGGVLRTKVSNDYWNKVLTSNLWNLTKEDVQPALLLSYHFLPAFLKQCFAHCAIFPKNSELHKEKLVQLWMAQGFVYVSQNEKSIEEVGGEYFDELVARSLIRRSADGEHFEMHDLINDLATMVSSPYCKRHDNETQLENLNKIRHLSYDKTMFNHFGELDSLHGLKGLRTLIALPFDDLSYLANGVLHELLLALKQLRVLSLSRYRNITVLPDSIGDLKHLRHLNLSSTGIKRLPPTICKLYNLQSLLLSHCWNLTELPEKMGRLVNLRCLDIDGTNLQEMPVEIAKLENLQTLTRFIVSKQQSGLKLAEMSKLPHLQGKLCISKLENVIDPSDACQANLKEKRQIEELSLEWSHSILEDSHHQVVLEHLQPSTNLKKLTVKCYGGTCFPNWLGDSSFGNIVSLRIEACDHCSSLPPLGRLQSLEKLFISRMTSVKSIGSEFYGGNTPSFQPFPSLETLRFEFMLEWEEWKMIDGITSEFPCLSKLSLRSCPKMKGTLPSNLPCLVTLEVEDCCVLETEFSGEVDNRNIMRPMNVFNVNSLQQLYLYKIPSLTSFPNNGLPKMLKSLKLRDCENLEFPSHEFLHSCKALEELQIWGSCCSLTSFPLGSLPVLNCLVLQRCENLKSISILEEAAARQSLMFLKDLQVYECPELESISLLDLCTPNLSYFAVVRCDKINSLPEPINNLSGLQTLWIRDVPNLESIAEEGLPINLRTLGVGNEEGVYTNTSITNWGLDRLTSLSELHIKSEYLVKKLMEIQVPLLPNSLEILRIEGAREIQHLDGKWLQHLTSLKTLQLWSCDKLKSLPKEGLPSSISCLRMIKCPLLKASYERKKGKEWPKIAHIPLITFHL from the exons ATGGCTACTGTAGTGGGAGAAGCATTGCTCTCAGCTGCTGTGGAAGCTTTAGTTGGCAAGATCTCCACTGAGATTTCGGAGTTCTATCGGAGCAAGAATCTCGATGAATCGCTGCTGAAGAAGCTGAATGTGACGCTGTTAAGCCTTCATGCTTTTCTGAATGATGCTGAGGAGAAGCAGATCAGCAACCCTGCTGTCAAGGCATGGATGGATCAACTCACTCAAGCTCTCTTTGACGCCGATGACCTCATCGACGACATCGCCACGGAGGCTCTCCGTCGCAAAGTGGAAGCCCGCTTTCATCAAACTGTCACTGCTAAG ATGCGGAAGGTCCTCTCTTCTCCTTTTAAGTGGCCTTACCGAGAGATTAATTCCAAGATGCAGAAATTATTTCAAACATTAGAGCACTTTGCAGAGAGAGCACACAACCTTCCATTGGAAAAAGGTGCTTCCCGTAGTGTTTGGCGTGCAACACCTACAAATTCTGCTGTTGATGATTCTGCTATTTGTGGGAGGGATGATGAAAAACAGAACCTTAGGGAGTATTTACTGTCAGAAGATGCTGTTGCTGATGGTGGCTGTAAAATAGGAGTTCTTGCCATTGTTGGCATGGGAGGGCTCGGGAAAACTACCCTCGCTAAACTCTTATACAATGATGATCAAGTTAGAGAAAAGTTCCATGTGAAAGCATGGGTATCTACCTCGAAAGATTTTGATGTTGTTAAGCTAGCAAAGTCTCTTCTTGAATCTGTCACATCTGCGGCCACAAATTTGGATAACTTCGATACGTTGCGAGCTGAATTGCAAAAGAACTTATCTGGTAAAAGATTCTTGCTTGTGTTGGATGATATATGGAATGTAAGGTATGTTGATTGGACCAATCTGATGCACATTTTTAATGTTGGCCAATTGGGAAGCAAAATCATTGTTACAACACGGCATGAAAGAGTTGTGAGTGTTGTAAATGCTACACAGACCTGCCCTCTAAAACCACTGATGAATGAAGATTGTTGGACTTTAATTTCAAAACATGCATTTGCAACACATAAATGCACTGAGCAGTCCAACCTAGAAGAAACTGGAAGAAAAATTGCCGAAAGGTGTGGTGGGTTGCCACTAGCTGCAGTTGCATTGGGTGGTGTTCTTCGCACAAAGGTATCAAATGATTACTGGAATAAAGTGTTAACTAGCAACCTTTGGAATCTGACAAAAGAGGATGTGCAACCAGCTCTTCTATTGAGCTATCATTTCCTTCCAGCTTTCTTGAAACAATGCTTTGCTCATTGTGCAATTTTCCCAAAGAACTCAGAGCTGCACAAAGAAAAGTTAGTTCAGCTATGGATGGCACAGGGATTTGTTTATGTGTCCCAAAATGAGAAAAGCATTGAAGAAGTAGGCGGTGAATACTTTGATGAACTAGTGGCAAGGTCATTGATACGACGTTCTGCCGATGGGGAACACTTTGAAATGCATGACCTCATCAACGATTTGGCAACCATGGTTTCTTCCCCATATTGTAAGAGGCATGACAATGAAACGCAACTTGAAAATCTAAACAAAATTCGTCATTTATCTTATGATAAAACTATGTTTAACCATTTTGGCGAACTTGATTCCCTCCATGGATTGAAAGGGTTACGTACACTCATAGCATTACCATTTGATGACTTGTCCTACCTCGCAAATGGGGTATTGCATGAGTTGTTGCTAGCGTTGAAGCAGTTGCGTGTGTTATCCCTGTCACGCTACAGGAATATCACTGTTTTGCCGGATTCTATTGGCGATTTAAAACATTTGCGGCATCTAAATCTATCTTCCACTGGAATTAAAAGGCTGCCTCCTACAATATGCAAGCTCTACAATCTACAGAGCTTGTTGTTATCTCATTGTTGGAATCTTACTGAGTTGCCTGAGAAGATGGGAAGATTGGTGAATCTACGCTGCCTTGATATTGATGGTACTAATTTGCAGGAGATGCCTGTAGAAATAGCCAAACTAGAAAATCTGCAAACTCTGACTCGTTTTATTGTCAGCAAACAACAAAGCGGACTGAAGCTCGCAGAAATGAGTAAACTTCCCCATTTACAGGGTAAACTCTGCATCTCAAAACTGGAAAATGTTATTGATCCGTCTGATGCTTGTCAAGCCAATTTGAAGGAGAAAAGGCAAATTGAGGAGTTATCATTGGAATGGAGTCATTCCATTTTGGAAGACTCCCATCATCAAGTTGTACTTGAACATCTGCAGCCCTCAACAAATTTGAAGAAATTGACTGTTAAATGCTATGGTGGAACTTGTTTCCCAAATTGGTTGGGTGATTCCTCGTTTGGCAACATAGTGAGTTTGAGGATTGAAGCCTGTGATCATTGTTCTTCATTGCCACCTCTTGGACGACTACAAAGTCTAGAAAAACTCTTCATTTCAAGAATGACATCAGTGAAGAGTATTGGGTCTGAATTTTACGGAGGTAATACCCCTTCATTCCAACCGTTTCCCTCCTTGGAGACTTTGAGATTTGAGTTTATGTTAGAGTGGGAGGAATGGAAGATGATAGATGGTATAACTAGTGAGTTTCCCTGTCTATCAAAGCTATCTCTGAGAAGCTGTCCGAAGATGAAAGGAACTTTACCCAGCAATCTTCCTTGCTTGGTTACACTTGAAGTAGAGGATTGTTGTGTACTGGAAACAGAGTTTTCAGGAGAAGTGGATAACAGAAACATAATGAGACCAATGAATGTATTCAATGTTAACTCTCTTCAACAATTATATCTCTATAAAATTCCTTCTCTGACGTCCTTCCCCAACAATGGTTTGCCCAAAATGTTAAAGTCACTTAAACTCAGAGATTGTGAGAATCTTGAATTCCCAAGTCATGAGTTCCTTCATAGTTGCAAGGCACTTGAGGAACTGCAGATATGGGGCAGCTGTTGCTCGCTGACGTCATTTCCCTTAGGTTCTCTCCCTGTGCTCAATTGTCTTGTACTCCAGCGATgtgaaaatttaaaatcaatttcaattttggaagaAGCAGCAGCAAGGCAGTCTCTCATGTTTCTTAAAGATCTCCAAGTATACGAGTGTCCTGAACTGGAGTCGATTTCCCTACTCGATTTGTGCACTCCTAACCTGAGTTATTTTGCGGTAGTGAGATGCGACAAGATTAATTCATTACCAGAACCAATTAATAATCTCAGTGGCCTCCAAACATTATGGATTCGTGATGTTCCGAATTTGGAATCCATTGCAGAAGAGGGTTTGCCTATCAATTTAAGGACACTTGGTGTCGGCAATGAAGAAGGGGTTTACACCAATACATCTATCACCAATTGGGGCTTGGACCGACTCACTTCTCTTTCAGAATTGCATATTAAAAGTGAGTATCTGGTTAAGAAGCTGATGGAAATACAAGTGCCCCTGTTGCCCAATTCTCTTGAGATACTGAGAATAGAAGGTGCACGTGAAATACAACATTTGGATGGCAAGTGGCTTCAGCATCTGACCTCTCTCAAAACTCTCCAGTTGTGGTCATGTGACAAGCTCAAGTCACTGCCAAAAGAAGGGCTGCCCTCCTCAATTTCATGTCTAAGAATGATAAAATGCCCATTGTTAAAAGCAAGTTatgagagaaagaaagggaaagagtGGCCCAAGATTGCTCACATCCCACTCATAACTTTTCATTTAtaa
- the LOC112719652 gene encoding putative disease resistance RPP13-like protein 1, with product MAAAAVGEALLSAAVEAMIGKITPEISEFYRSKNLDESQLDKLESTMRILQAFLSDAEEKQIKNAAVKAWLDDLTQALFDADDLLDDVATEALRRKVEARYVPRRSLAVKVRKVLCYPFKRPYGEINSQMQKLIERLNGFAERAHMLPLEKGVSGSDWRTTPTNSAVDDSAICGRDDERKNLREYLLSEDAVADGGCKIGVLAIVGMGGLGKTTLAKLLYNDAQVREKFHVKAWVSTSKDFDVVKLAKSLLESVTSAATNLDNFDTLRAELQKNLSGKRFLLVLDDIWNAGYVAWTNLMPIFNVGQMGSKIIVTTRHERVVSVVNATRTCPLKPLVNEDCWTLISKHAFGTHKCTEQSNLEETGRKIAERCGGLPLAAVALGGVLRTNLSNDYWNKVLTSNLWNLTKEDVQPALLLSYHFLPASLKQCFAYCAIFPKNSKLQKEAIVQLWTAQGFVYVSQNEKCIEEVEGEYFDELVARSLIRRSVDGQHFEMHDLINDLATMVSSPYCKRCEDQKAVENLNKIRHLSYDKYMFNHFGELDSLHGLKGLRTLIALPLPFDNGYLKHYLANGVLHELLVALKQLRVLSLSEYRNITVLPNSIGDLKHLRHLNLSYTGIKMLPPAICKLYNLQTLLLSDCWYLTELPEEMGKLVNLRRLDIDGTKLQEMPVEIAKLENLQSLSRFIVSKQQNGMKLAEMRKFPHLQGKLCISKLENVIDPSDACQANLKEKNQIEELTLEWSDSILEDSHQVVLEHLQPSTNLKKLTVKCYGGTSFPNWLGDSSFGNIVSLRIKNCDHCSALPPLGRLQSLKELFISGMRSVKSIGSEFYGGNSPSFQPFPSLETLTFHSMAEWEEWNMIDGITTEFPRLSKLSLMWCPKLKGNLPSNLPCLVKLVVEDCCVLESEFSGEVDNRNIMRPLNLFNFNSLQKLGLYKIPSLTSFPSNGLPKALKTLSIKFCENLEFPSHEFLHSCKALEELKILGSCYSLTSFPLGSLPVLKRLTLMTCKELKSISISEEAAASQSLVFLEDLQVCWCPELESISLPDLCTPNLSSFWVEKCDKMNSLPEPINNLSGLQTLYICDVPNLESIAEEGLPINLRRLAVGNEEGVYSNTDITKWGLDRLTSLSRLRITGEYLVKKLMEIQVPLLPNSLGMLEIEEAREIQHLDGKWLQHLTSLKTLRLYKCFKLKSLPTEGLPSSISSLDIWRCPMLKASCERKKGKEWPKIAHIPLIRSDW from the exons ATGGCTGCTGCTGCTGTGGGAGAAGCGTTGCTCTCGGCTGCTGTGGAAGCAATGATTGGGAAGATCACACCTGAGATTTCGGAGTTCTATCGGAGCAAGAATCTGGATGAGTCACAGCTGGATAAGCTGGAATCCACGATGCGAATTCTTCAAGCTTTTCTGAGTGATGCTGAGGAAAAGCAGATCAAGAACGCTGCTGTGAAGGCATGGCTTGATGACCTCACTCAAGCTCTCTTTGATGCTGACGACTTGCTCGACGACGTTGCCACCGAGGCTCTCCGTCGCAAAGTGGAAGCCCGCTATGTTCCCCGCCGTTCCCTTGCCGTGAAG GTGAGGAAGGTCCTTTGCTATCCATTTAAGCGGCCTTATGGAGAGATCAATTCTCAGATGCAGAAATTAATTGAAAGATTAAATGGCTTTGCAGAAAGAGCACACATGCTTCCACTAGAGAAAGGTGTCTCTGGTAGTGATTGGCGGACAACACCTACAAATTCTGCGGTGGATGATTCTGCCATTTGTGGGAGAGATGATGAAAGAAAGAATCTTAGAGAGTATTTGCTGTCAGAAGATGCTGTTGCTGATGGTGGCTGTAAAATAGGAGTGCTTGCCATTGTTGGCATGGGAGGCCTCGGAAAAACGACCCTCGCTAAACTCTTATACAATGATGCTCAAGTTAGAGAAAAGTTCCATGTGAAAGCATGGGTATCTACCTCGAAAGATTTTGATGTTGTTAAGCTGGCAAAGTCTCTTCTTGAATCTGTCACGTCTGCGGCCACAAATTTGGATAACTTTGATACCTTGCGAGCAGAATTGCAAAAGAACTTGTCGGGTAAAAGATTTCTGCTTGTGTTGGATGATATATGGAATGCAGGGTATGTTGCTTGGACCAATTTGATGCCCATTTTTAATGTTGGACAAATGGGAAGCAAAATAATTGTTACAACACGACATGAAAGAGTTGTGAGTGTTGTTAATGCTACACGGACCTGCCCTCTAAAACCACTGGTGAATGAAGATTGTTGGACTTTAATTTCAAAACATGCATTTGGAACACATAAATGCACTGAGCAGTCCAACCTAGAAGAAACTGGAAGAAAAATTGCCGAAAGGTGTGGTGGCTTGCCATTAGCTGCAGTTGCATTGGGTGGTGTTCTTCGCACAAACTTATCAAATGATTACTGGAATAAAGTGTTAACTAGCAACCTTTGGAATCTGACAAAAGAGGATGTGCAACCAGCTCTTCTATTGAGCTATCATTTCCTTCCAGCTTCTTTGAAACAATGCTTTGCTTATTGCGCAATTTTCCCAAAAAACTCGAAGCTGCAAAAAGAGGCGATAGTTCAGCTATGGACGGCGCAAGGCTTTGTTTATGTGTCCCAAAATGAGAAGTGCATTGAAGAAGTAGAAGGTGAATACTTTGATGAACTAGTAGCAAGGTCGTTGATACGACGATCTGTTGATGGGCAACACTTTGAAATGCATGACCTCATCAACGATTTGGCAACAATGGTTTCTTCTCCATATTGTAAGAGGTGCGAGGATCAAAAGGCCGTTGAAAATCTAAACAAAATTCGTCATTTATCTTATGATAAATATATGTTTAACCATTTTGGTGAACTTGATTCCCTTCATGGATTGAAAGGCTTACGTACACTCATAGCATTACCATTACCATTTGATAACGGGTACTTGAAGCATTACCTAGCGAATGGGGTATTGCATGAGTTGTTGGTAGCATTGAAACAGTTGCGGGTGTTATCCCTGTCAGAGTACAGAAATATCACTGTTTTGCCGAATTCTATTGGCGATTTAAAGCACTTGCGACATCTAAATCTATCTTACACTGGAATTAAAATGTTACCTCCTGCAATATGCAAGCTCTACAATCTACAGACCTTGTTGTTATCTGATTGTTGGTATCTTACTGAGTTGCCTGAGGAGATGGGAAAATTGGTGAATCTACGCCGCCTTGATATTGATGGTACTAAATTGCAGGAGATGCCCGTAGAGATAGCCAAACTAGAAAATCTGCAAAGTCTGAGTCGTTTTATTGTCAGCAAACAACAAAACGGGATGAAGCTTGCAGAAATGAGGAAATTTCCCCATTTACAAGGTAAACTCTGCATCTCAAAACTCGAAAATGTTATTGATCCGTCTGATGCTTGTCAAGCCAATTTGAAGGAGAAAAACCAAATTGAGGAGTTAACATTGGAATGGAGTGATTCCATTTTGGAAGACTCCCATCAAGTTGTACTCGAACATCTGCAGCCCTCAACAAATTTGAAGAAATTGACAGTTAAATGCTATGGTGGAACTAGTTTCCCAAATTGGTTGGGTGATTCCTCGTTTGGCAACATAGTGAGTTTGAGGATTAAAAATTGTGATCATTGTTCTGCATTGCCACCTCTTGGACGACTACAAAGTCTAAAAGAACTATTCATTTCAGGTATGAGATCAGTGAAGAGTATTGGGTCTGAATTTTACGGAGGTAATTCCCCTTCTTTCCAACCGTTTCCCTCCTTGGAGACTTTGACATTTCATTCGATGGCAGAGTGGGAGGAATGGAACATGATAGATGGTATAACTACTGAGTTTCCCCGTCTATCAAAGCTATCTCTGATGTGGTGTCCGAAGCTGAAAGGAAATTTACCCAGCAATCTTCCTTGCTTGGTTAAACTTGTTGTAGAGGATTGTTGTGTACTGGAATCAGAGTTTTCAGGAGAAGTGGATAACAGAAACATAATGAGACCATTGAATCTATTCAATTTTAACTCTCTTCAAAAATTAGGTCTCTATAAAATTCCTTCTCTGACGTCCTTCCCAAGCAATGGTCTGCCCAAAGCGTTAAAGACActttctattaaattttgtgagaACCTTGAATTCCCAAGTCATGAGTTCCTTCATAGTTGCAAGGCACTCGAGGAACTGAAGATATTGGGTAGCTGTTATTCGCTGACGTCATTTCCCTTAGGTTCTCTCCCTGTGCTCAAGCGTCTTACACTTATGACATGTAAGGAATTGAAATCAATTTCAATTTCGGAAGAAGCAGCAGCAAGCCAGTCTCTCGTGTTTCTTGAAGATCTCCAAGTATGTTGGTGTCCTGAACTGGAGTCGATTTCCCTACCCGATTTGTGCACTCCTAACCTGAGTTCTTTTTGGGTAGAGAAATGCGACAAGATGAATTCATTACCAGAACCAATTAATAATCTTAGTGGCCTCCAAACATTATATATTTGTGATGTTCCGAATTTGGAATCCATTGCAGAAGAGGGTTTGCCTATCAATTTAAGGAGACTAGCTGTCGGCAATGAAGAAGGGGTTTACAGCAATACAGATATCACCAAGTGGGGTTTGGACCGACTCACTTCTCTTTCACGTTTACGGATTACAGGTGAGTATCTGGTTAAGAAGCTGATGGAAATACAAGTGCCCCTGTTGCCCAATTCTCTTGGGATGCTGGAAATAGAAGAGGCACGTGAAATACAACATTTGGATGGGAAGTGGCTTCAGCATCTCACCTCTCTCAAAACTCTCCGGTTGTATAAATGTTTCAAGCTCAAGTCATTGCCAACAGAAGGGCTGCCTTCCTCAATTTCAAGTCTAGATATTTGGAGATGCCCAATGTTAAAAGCAAGTTgtgagagaaagaaagggaaagagtGGCCCAAGATTGCTCACATCCCACTCATACGCTCTGATTGGTAA